ATGCGGCGCTGGCCGTGCGGCTGGAAGATGCGGTCCTGCTCGGCCTGGCTCAGGCGCGCGAAGAGCGGCAGCACCTCGGCGTTGCGGTGCAGCGGCTGGTGCGCGAGGTGCTTGCGCAGGTGGTCGGCGGCCTCGCGGATCTCGCGTTCGCCGGGCAGGAAGACCAGGATGTCGCCGCCCTGCCCGCCGCGCCAGAGCTCGTCCACGCCGTCGGCGATGGCGTTGTTCAGGTCGTACTCGCGGCTTTCCTCGAAGGGTCGCCAGCGCACCTCCACGGGATAGGTGCGGCCCGAGACCATGAGCACGGGCGCCTTGCCCCGGGCCGAGGCGAAGTACTCGGCGAAGCGGTCGGCGTCGATCGTGGCCGAGGTGACGATGAGCTTGAGGTCGGGCCGGCGCGGCAGCAGCTGGCGCAGGTAGCCCAGCAGGAAGTCGATGTTGAGGCTGCGCTCGTGGGCCTCGTCGATGATGATCGTGTCGTAGGCCTTGAGGTCCGGGTCGGTCTGCGTCTCGGCGAGCAGGATGCCGTCGGTCATGAGCTTGACGGACGCGTCGCGCGAGAGCCGGTCCTGGAAGCGCACCTTGTAGCCCACCACCTCGCCCAGCGGGGTCTGCAGCTCTTCGGCGATGCGCTTGGCCACCGAGCTCGCGGCGATGCGGCGCGGCTGGGTGTGGCCGATCAGACGGCCGCGTTCGCCCGGTTTCGCGTTGAGCTTGCCGCGCCCCATGGCGAGCGCGATCTTGGGCAGCTGCGTGGTCTTGCCCGAGCCGGTCTCGCCGCACACGATGACCACCTGGTGCTCGCGGATGGCGGCCTCGATCTCGTGCCGGCGCGCGGACACGGGCAGCGATTCGGGGAACTCGAGGCGGAGGGCGGCGGCGGACAAGGCGGGCAAGACAGGGACTTGGGACACAATCGGCAACCCGCGATTATCCCGCTCACCCGGAACCCGACCTGCCCGCCCGCCTGCGATGTCCAACGTCTTCAACTTCACCTTCGTCCCGTGGTTCCGTTCGGTCGCGCCCTACATCCACAAGCACCGCGGCAACACGCTGGTGGTGGGCATCGCGGGTGAAGCGATTGCGGCGGGCAAGCTGCAGAACCTCGTGCAGGACCTCGCGCTGATCCAGAGCATGGGCGTGAAGATCGTGCTGGTGCACGGCTTCCGGCCGCAAGTGAACGAGCAGTTGCGCCTGAAGAACCACGAGGCGCGCTACTCGCACGGCATGCGCATCACCGACGAAGTGGCGCTCGATTGCGCGCAAGAGGCCGCGGGCCAGCTGCGCTACGAGATCGAGGCCGCGTTCAGCCAGGGCCTGCCCAACACGCCCATGGCCGGCGCCACGGTGCGCGTGATCTCGGGCAACTTCATCACCGCGCGCCCGGTGGGCCTGATCGACGGCGTGGACTTCATGCACTCGGGCCTGGTGCGAAAGGTCGACACCGACGGCATCCAGCGCACGCTCGACATGGGCGCCATGGTGCTGCTCTCGCCCTTCGGCTTCTCGCCCACGGGCGAGGCCTTCAACCTCACCATGGAAGACGTGGCGACCTCGGTGGCCGTGGCGCTGCAGGCCGACAAGCTGATGTTCCTCACCGAGATCCCGGGCATCCGCGTGGACGCGGCCGACCCCGACAGCGAGATCGACACCGAGCTGCCGCTGGCCGATGCCCAGCGCCTGCTGGCCGGCCTGCCCAAGGCCGAGCACCCCACCGACACCGCCTTCTACCTGCAGCACTGCATCCGCGCCTGCCAGGGCGGCGTGGAGCGCAGCCACATCCTGCCCTTCGCGGTCGACGGCGCGCTGCTGCTGGAGATCTACACCCACGACGGCATCGGCACCATGGTGGTCGACGAGAAGCTCGAGAGCGTGCGCGAAGCCACCATCGACGACGTGAGCGGCATCGTGGCGCTGATCGAGCCCTACGAAAAAGACGGCACCCTGGTCAAGCGCGACCGCCACGAGATCGAGCGCGACGCGGGCTACTACACCATCATCGAACACGACGGCGTGATCTTCGGCTGCGCCGCGCTCTACCCCTACCCCGAGGAACGCACGGGCGAGATGGCCGCGCTCACCGTGTCACCGCAATCGCAGAGCCAGGGCGACGGCGAACGGCTGCTCAAGCGCATCGAGGCGCGCGCCAAGGCCCAGGGCCTGCAGAGCATCTTCGTGCTCACCACGCGCACCATGCACTGGTTCGTCAAGCGCGGTTTCGTGCAGGTGGGGGCCGACTGGCTGCCCGAGGCGCGCAAGCGCAAGTACAACTGGGACCGGCGCAGCCAGGTCCTGATGAAAAAGCTCTGAGGCCGCGCGTGCTCAGCGCGCCGGGCGGGCCAACAAGAGGCCCAGCGCCAGCAGCGTGAAGGCCACGAACCACAGGAACGACCAGTTCGCGATCGTCAGGCCGAGAAAGGTCCAGTCGATCTTCGAGCAGTCGCCGCTGCCGCGGAAGATCATGGGGATCGCTCGGCCCAGCGGAAAAGCCTCGATCATCCCGAAGAAGTCGCGCCCGCACGAGAGGATCTCGGGCGGGTTCCACTGCAGCCAGCTCTGGCGCGCCGCGGTGAAGGCACCGAAGCCCGCGAACAGGCCCATGAGGCCCACGCCCACCTGGCGCGCGCCGCGCGACTTCAGGCTGGCGGCCAGCGCGGCCAGCACCGCCACCAGGATCAGCGCGTAGCGCTGCACGATGCACATGGGACAGGGCTCGAGCCCCACCACGTGCTGCAGGACCATGCCGAAGGCCAGCAGGGCCACGCAGACCGCGGCCACCAGGGCCAGCACCTGACGGGGCCGCTGCGCGGGCCAGGCGAGCAAGGCGCTCATGGCGCGCTCAGCTCACGAACGCACGCTCGATGACGAAGTCACCCGGCGTGGTGGTATTGCCTTCCTTGAAGCCCAGCTTCTCGCACAAGGCCTTGAGGTCGCGCAGCATCTCGGGGCTGCCGCAGATCATCACGCGGTCTTCGGCGGGGTTGAGCGGGGGAATGCCCAGGTCCTTGGCGATCACGCCGTCGGCCAGCAGCTGCGGGATGCGGCCCTGGTGCATGAAGGGTTCGCGCGTGACCGTCGGGTAGTAGAGCAGCTTCTGTTTGACCATGTCGCCGAGGAATTCGTCCTGCTTGAGCGTCTCTGTGATGAGCTCGCGGTAGGCGAGTTCCTTGACCTGGCGCACGCCGTGGATCAGCACCACCTGCTCGTAGCGCTCGTAGGTCTCGGGGTCGCGGATGATGCTCATGAACGGCGCCAGGCCCGTGCCCGTGCCCAGCAGGTACAGGCGCTTGGCGGGCAGCAGGTAGTCGATCAGCAGGGTGCCCGTGGGCTTCTTGCCCACGATCACGGTGTCGCCGGGCTGGATGTGCTGCAGCCGCGAGGTGAGCGGGCCGTCCTGCACCTTGATGCTCAGGAATTCCAGGTGCTCGGCCCAGTTCGGGCTCACGATGCTGTAGGCGCGCAGCAGCGGCTTGCCGTCCACGCGCAGGCCGATCATGGTGAAGTGGCCGTTGGAAAAACGCAGCGAGGTGTCGCGCGTGGTGGTGAAGCTGAAGAGGCGGTCGGTCCAGTGGTGAACGCTCAGCACGCGCTCTTCGTTGAATGCACTCATGGTGGGAAACAGGTAGGCCCCGCGAGGGGCGACAGGGGTATTGTAAAAAGCGGCCCCGCCAGGGCCGCAGCGCCGACCCTCACGGGCTTGTGGCAGATCAAAGCTTGCTACAGTGCAGGCCCTCGGACGATCGACCGCGACGCTCGGCGCGCATCTTGCCGCAGCCGGCCTCGAACACGAACGAATCGTTTATTCCATCCGATATAACTCGGCCGCATAACGCGCCGGCCCACGACAAGGACACCCCGATGGCACGAATGGTTCAATGCATCAAGCTGGGCAAGGAAGCCGAAGGCCTGGACTTTCCCCCCTACCCCGGCGAGCTGGGCAAGAAGATCTATGAAAGCGTGAGCAAGGAAGCCTGGGCCGCCTGGCTGCGCCACCAGACCATGCTGCTCAACGAGAACCGCCTGAACCTGGCCGACGCGCGTGCCCGCCAGTACCTGGCGCGGCAGATGGAAAAGCACTTCTTCGGCGAAGGCGCGGACGCGGCCGCCGGCTTCGTGCCGCCCACGGCGCCCTGAGCGCCCGCCCCCAGCCTTGCAGGCCCGCCGCGAGCGGGCCTCTTGCTTTCTGACATGCAACACGATCCCCGCCACGCCTGTGTCGTGGGCGCCGGCCTGGCGGGTGCGGCCGTGGCCGCACACCTGGTGCGCCGCGGCTGGACCGTGCAGCTGCTGAGCGCGGGCGATCGCCCCGCCGACGGCGCCTCGGCCTTGCCCGTGGGCATGCTGAGCCCGCACGTGACACGCTCGCCCACGCCCCTGTCGCGCCTGACCGCGCTCGGTGTGCCGCGGATGCGCGCCGAGCTCGAACGCCTGCTGCCGCCGGGCCGCGGCTGGTGGCCCACCGAGGTCGACAACCACGGCCATGATCCCGGCCGCCACCCGGCCACCCTGGTGCGCCCGGGCGCGCTGGTGCAGGCCTGGGTCGACGAAGCCCGCGCGAGCGGCCGCCTTTCGCTGCGCCTGGGCGCGCGCCTGGCGCGGCTGGAACGCGTGGACGGCGGCTGGCGCCTGTTCGATGCGGCGGGGGCCGAGCTCGCGCGCAGCGCCACCGTGGTGCTGGCCGCCGCGCTGGGCAGCCGCGCCCCCACCGACGCCCTGGGCCTG
This is a stretch of genomic DNA from Hydrogenophaga crocea. It encodes these proteins:
- the argA gene encoding amino-acid N-acetyltransferase — protein: MSNVFNFTFVPWFRSVAPYIHKHRGNTLVVGIAGEAIAAGKLQNLVQDLALIQSMGVKIVLVHGFRPQVNEQLRLKNHEARYSHGMRITDEVALDCAQEAAGQLRYEIEAAFSQGLPNTPMAGATVRVISGNFITARPVGLIDGVDFMHSGLVRKVDTDGIQRTLDMGAMVLLSPFGFSPTGEAFNLTMEDVATSVAVALQADKLMFLTEIPGIRVDAADPDSEIDTELPLADAQRLLAGLPKAEHPTDTAFYLQHCIRACQGGVERSHILPFAVDGALLLEIYTHDGIGTMVVDEKLESVREATIDDVSGIVALIEPYEKDGTLVKRDRHEIERDAGYYTIIEHDGVIFGCAALYPYPEERTGEMAALTVSPQSQSQGDGERLLKRIEARAKAQGLQSIFVLTTRTMHWFVKRGFVQVGADWLPEARKRKYNWDRRSQVLMKKL
- a CDS encoding disulfide bond formation protein B, producing the protein MSALLAWPAQRPRQVLALVAAVCVALLAFGMVLQHVVGLEPCPMCIVQRYALILVAVLAALAASLKSRGARQVGVGLMGLFAGFGAFTAARQSWLQWNPPEILSCGRDFFGMIEAFPLGRAIPMIFRGSGDCSKIDWTFLGLTIANWSFLWFVAFTLLALGLLLARPAR
- a CDS encoding ferredoxin--NADP reductase gives rise to the protein MSAFNEERVLSVHHWTDRLFSFTTTRDTSLRFSNGHFTMIGLRVDGKPLLRAYSIVSPNWAEHLEFLSIKVQDGPLTSRLQHIQPGDTVIVGKKPTGTLLIDYLLPAKRLYLLGTGTGLAPFMSIIRDPETYERYEQVVLIHGVRQVKELAYRELITETLKQDEFLGDMVKQKLLYYPTVTREPFMHQGRIPQLLADGVIAKDLGIPPLNPAEDRVMICGSPEMLRDLKALCEKLGFKEGNTTTPGDFVIERAFVS
- a CDS encoding oxidative damage protection protein; amino-acid sequence: MARMVQCIKLGKEAEGLDFPPYPGELGKKIYESVSKEAWAAWLRHQTMLLNENRLNLADARARQYLARQMEKHFFGEGADAAAGFVPPTAP